Proteins encoded within one genomic window of Longimicrobium sp.:
- a CDS encoding methylmalonyl-CoA mutase family protein: protein MSVVERNVPPADLLERIREKEKELEALKAGLAAWDGAYERTPKREANFTSVSGAAVEPLYTPLDRPAPAPEEAAYYNERLGFPGEFPFTRGPYGTMYRTRLWTMRQFAGFGTSEETNARYHFLLERGQTGLSVAFDFPTLMGYDSDHPRSLGEVGKCGVAISSLDDMETLFRGIPLDQVSVSMTINGPAIILFAFYMVAAEKQGVPFHELRGTVQNDILKEYQAQHAWVYPPEPALRLVIDMFEWCSKNAPKYNPISISGYHIREAGATAAQELAYTLRNGFEYVERGIARGLDVDDFAPRLSFFWDVHNDFFEEIAKFRAARRIWARTLRDRYGAKNPESWRLRTHAQTAGVTLTAQQPENNIVRVAYQALAAVLGGTQSLHTNSMDETLALPTEKAVQIALRTQQVLAYETGVPNTIDPLAGSYYVEALTDRLEAEAERIFAEVDRLGGVVPGIELGYFQREIARSAMRQQLEIEGGERVIVGVNEFTVEGESLEIPLLKVTDESERRQRERMAAMRARRDQAEVDRTLARLKDAARSGENVVDPLLDAVRAYATLYEIRHAMEEVFGAYQEPVFF from the coding sequence ATGAGCGTCGTCGAGAGGAACGTCCCCCCCGCGGACCTGCTGGAGCGGATCCGCGAGAAGGAGAAGGAGCTGGAGGCGCTGAAGGCCGGCCTCGCCGCCTGGGACGGCGCCTACGAGCGCACGCCGAAGCGCGAGGCGAACTTCACCTCCGTCTCCGGCGCGGCCGTGGAGCCGCTGTACACGCCGCTCGACCGCCCCGCCCCCGCGCCCGAGGAGGCGGCGTACTACAACGAGCGGCTGGGCTTCCCCGGCGAGTTCCCCTTCACGCGCGGGCCGTACGGCACCATGTACCGCACCCGGCTCTGGACCATGCGCCAGTTCGCCGGGTTCGGCACCAGCGAGGAGACCAACGCGCGCTACCACTTCCTGCTGGAGCGCGGGCAGACCGGCCTCTCGGTGGCGTTCGACTTCCCCACGCTGATGGGCTACGACTCCGACCACCCGCGCAGCCTGGGCGAGGTGGGCAAGTGCGGCGTGGCCATCAGCTCGCTCGACGATATGGAGACGCTGTTCCGCGGCATCCCGCTGGACCAGGTCTCGGTGTCGATGACCATCAACGGCCCGGCCATCATCCTCTTCGCCTTCTACATGGTGGCGGCCGAGAAGCAGGGCGTGCCCTTCCACGAGCTGCGCGGCACCGTCCAGAACGACATCCTTAAGGAGTACCAGGCGCAGCACGCGTGGGTGTACCCGCCCGAGCCGGCGCTGCGCCTGGTGATCGACATGTTCGAGTGGTGCTCGAAGAACGCGCCCAAGTACAACCCGATCTCCATCTCCGGCTACCACATCCGCGAGGCGGGCGCCACGGCCGCGCAGGAGCTGGCGTACACGCTGCGCAACGGCTTCGAGTACGTGGAGCGCGGCATCGCGCGCGGGCTGGACGTGGACGACTTCGCGCCGCGGCTCTCCTTCTTCTGGGACGTCCACAACGACTTCTTCGAGGAGATCGCCAAGTTCCGCGCCGCGCGCCGCATCTGGGCCCGCACGCTGCGCGACAGGTACGGCGCGAAGAACCCCGAGAGCTGGCGGCTGCGCACGCACGCGCAGACGGCGGGGGTGACGCTCACGGCGCAGCAGCCGGAGAACAACATCGTGCGCGTGGCCTACCAGGCGCTGGCGGCGGTGCTGGGCGGCACACAGAGCCTGCACACCAACTCGATGGACGAGACGCTGGCGCTGCCCACCGAGAAGGCGGTGCAGATCGCGCTGCGCACGCAGCAGGTGCTGGCGTACGAGACGGGCGTGCCCAACACCATCGACCCGCTGGCGGGCTCGTACTACGTCGAGGCTTTGACCGACCGGCTGGAGGCCGAGGCCGAGCGGATCTTCGCCGAGGTGGACCGGCTGGGCGGCGTGGTGCCGGGGATCGAGCTGGGCTACTTCCAGCGCGAGATCGCGCGCTCGGCAATGCGCCAGCAGCTGGAGATCGAGGGCGGCGAGCGGGTGATCGTGGGCGTCAACGAGTTCACCGTCGAGGGCGAGAGCCTGGAGATCCCGCTGCTCAAGGTGACCGACGAGAGCGAGCGCCGCCAGCGCGAGCGGATGGCCGCCATGCGCGCCCGCCGCGACCAGGCGGAGGTGGACCGCACGCTGGCGCGCCTGAAGGACGCCGCGCGCTCGGGCGAGAACGTGGTGGACCCGCTGCTGGACGCCGTGCGCGCCTACGCCACGCTCTACGAGATCCGCCACGCGATGGAAGAGGTCTTCGGCGCCTACCAGGAGCCGGTGTTCTTCTGA
- a CDS encoding Uma2 family endonuclease, with the protein MPDAPVRRELVRGRLRELPLRGARAGMVAARVGMWLGGYVRANGAGTAYSSTGFQIAFDPDTVLAPPIAFVRNGRWEDDRDPDGFGPGAPDLAVEIVSLGDTDAELESKAFAWLSAGCRMVVVVNPERRAATVYRPPNDVLHLTENGVLDGGDVVPGWKLPLRELFD; encoded by the coding sequence ATGCCCGACGCCCCCGTGCGTCGGGAGCTTGTCCGGGGGCGCTTGAGGGAGCTCCCGCTCCGGGGCGCACGTGCGGGAATGGTCGCGGCGCGGGTCGGGATGTGGCTGGGTGGGTATGTGCGTGCGAACGGCGCCGGGACGGCGTACTCCTCCACGGGTTTCCAGATCGCCTTTGATCCCGACACGGTTCTGGCTCCGCCGATTGCATTCGTCCGCAATGGAAGGTGGGAGGACGACCGGGACCCGGATGGCTTCGGGCCCGGCGCTCCTGATCTCGCAGTTGAGATCGTCTCGCTGGGTGACACGGACGCCGAGCTGGAATCGAAGGCGTTCGCCTGGCTCTCCGCCGGGTGCCGGATGGTCGTGGTGGTGAACCCGGAGCGGCGAGCCGCCACCGTCTACCGTCCCCCCAACGACGTCCTCCATCTCACTGAGAACGGCGTGCTCGATGGCGGCGATGTGGTCCCCGGCTGGAAGCTGCCCCTGCGCGAGCTGTTCGACTGA